In a genomic window of Epinephelus fuscoguttatus linkage group LG23, E.fuscoguttatus.final_Chr_v1:
- the LOC125884278 gene encoding V-set domain-containing T-cell activation inhibitor 1-like, whose product MCVSPGLSNVTVSQEPVKVVVGEDAILGCHLEPPLNATTLGVRWIQEVVWKRNEATVHVYRANDDSLDNQDENFRGRTSLFRDEMARGNISLKLTNVTKRDAGNYTCHVPSLKSKIRKGNVTLIVAEPREETNQGNRTNNSEPKSEPGGPGLKAKIGCGCGIGAVLLLLTCVIVAIVDKRRQTNTTDAEQNGGYELEPLRERNGENQRDSGK is encoded by the exons ATGTGTGTTTCCCCAGGACTGTCAAATGTGACTGTCTCACAAGAACCAGTTAAAGTCGTAGTCGGAGAAGATGCCATCCTGGGATGCCACCTGGAGCCCCCACTCAACGCAACGACTCTAGGAGTGCGCTGGATACAGGAAGTGGTCTGGAAACGCAATGAAGCTACTGTGCACGTCTATCGAGCTAATGATGACTCTCTAGATAATCAGGACGAGAACTTCAGAGGTAGAACATCTCTGTTCCGTGATGAAATGGCCAGAGGAAATATTTCACTTAAACTGACCAACGTAACTAAACGTGATGCAGGAAACTACACCTGCCATGTTCCCAGTCTGAAAAGTAAGATCAGGAAAGGCAACGTTACCCTCATTGTTG CAGAGCCAAGGGAGGAAACCAACCAAGGAAATCGGACCAATAACTCTG agCCAAAGTCAGAGCCAGGGGGTCCTG GACTCAAAGCTAAAATTGGCTGTGGCTGTGGCATCGGTGctgtactactactactgacaTGTGTCATTGTTGCCATTGTCGACAAACGTCGACAGACCA ACACCACAGACGCAGAACAAAATGGAGGTTACG AGCTAGAACCACTGAGGGAAAGGAACGGAGAAAATCAGAGAGATTCTGGTAAGTAA